The Neomonachus schauinslandi chromosome 13, ASM220157v2, whole genome shotgun sequence DNA segment tgcaatagctggattgtagggtagttctatttttatggggaccctccatactgttttccacagtggctgcaccagtttgcattcccaccaacagtgcaagagggttcgcctttctccacatcctccccaaaacctgttgtttcttgtgttgttgattttagccattctgacaggtgtgaggtgatatctcattgtagttttgatttgtatttccctggtgagcagtgatgttgagcatccttttatatgtctattggccatctgtacatcttccttggaaaagtgtctattcatgtcttctgacaaTTTTTTAGTTagattctttgttttggggggtattgagttttgtaagttctttatatattgaccctttaccagatatgtcatttgcaaatatcttctctcattccataggttgccttctagttttgttgattgtttctttcgctgtgctagagctttttattttgatgtagtcccaatagtttatttatgcttttgtttcccttgcctcagaagacatatccacaaagaagttgctacggccgatgtcaaagaggttactgcctgtgttgtcctctaggatttttacagtttcagtctcacatttaggtctttcaaccattttgaatttatttttgtgtatggtgtaaggaagtggctcagtttcattattttgcatgttgctgtccagttttcccaataccatttgttgaagagactgtctttttttcccattggatgctctttattaatgatttttatctctttcttacCTGGTCAATGAGATAAACCTATATGCTTATACTTATCCAACCATACTCTATAACAGACTAGAAAAAGGGGAATCATTGGCCATATTTAAATTGCTGCTAGCATTATGGGTTCGTCCTCTAGCTGAACCTAACAGTCCTACCCCAAGGAGGATAATCtgggtaaaaataaacaaaaagtggaaagaaGGGAAAGTGATTGTTGATATAAGGAAGACATAAGGAAGCCTATGGGAAGCTCTTTGGCATACTCTAAAGTATATTTGGTGGTTACTACTATCTGTATTATAGTATCATAGGGAAATCAACCTTTGGAGTAGAAAATACATGCTCAAACTCAATAAGCAGTTAATGCCAACATGTTGTATATATAAACCAAGACTAACTGAAATGTTCTAAGAGACAGTTGCATAATATTGGCCTGGGAGTTACAACTGAAGTTTCAGAACTCTCCCTTTTAGTTTGTAATTCCTTCCTCCTGCAGGACCATATCCTATACGTTTATGGGAAAACATTAGCCATACTTGAGTATACACTCTGAAGCCTCATGTATTCTTCAAAATATCCAACTCTGGCTAAGTGCtgcaatgtttaattttaaaatctgcccTCTCTTGAAATTTAGAAAATCAGTTAATACACAGCCTGCATTATCTCACGGCAACAAACCACTGGCTTGAGAAATAATGTCTTTTACCTGGCTCATGTGCCCTTTTCATGGCTCATAGTCCTCATCAGCACTGCTCTATTGTTTAACTGGAGAAGGCATTGTTCACAGTTTATGTTCCCCAGGAGGTGCATTCTCTATATTTATAAAGTCtctatattgtaaatatatagatagataaaattaTGTAGTTATGTCCAGGATTTGCTTCAAATAATCTGGAGGAAGAAGATAAATAATGATGAAAGAAGGTTGACCATGTGCTGGTAACAATTTAAGTTGTATGATTGGTACCtgggattttattaaattattctcaCTCTCTcgttaaatatttgaaagtgaaatttccaaaagaatgctttaaagaaaaagtaaatataaatatgtgtatatatagataaagatataaatatgtatgtgtaagtATACAGAGCTGTACCATATTGGGGGAAACTCTTCTAATGGTATTTAGGGTGGGTAATACCTTTCTGAGAGTAATTTAgctagaaattagaaaaagttcATATCATCTGCCCTTTGAACTTCACCTCTTAAAATTTATCCTTTGAAACCATAGGTATTgtacatcaaaaaacaaaatggagggcgcctgggtggctcagttggttaagcgactgccttcagctcaggtcatgatcctggagtccctggatcgagtcccgcatcgggctccctgctcggcagggagcctgcttctgcctctgaccctcccccctctcatgtgctctctctctctcattctctctgtctcaaataaataaataaaatctttaaaaaaaaaaagattaaaaaaaaaatggaaacaaactttAACCTTAACTGTTCATAGTACATTAAAGTGATAAATCAAAGTAAAAACATGATAAATGTATGACTCCTAATGACTAGgagaaatattgaaaatgatATCTTTGGGAGATGGCTATATAGacaacattttttacttttttttattttagagggagtacacgcatgtgtgcatgtgtgtgcatgcacactcaagtggagggggagggagagcaagaagaggagcagtctccccactgagcgcagagcctgacctggggctcaatctcacaaccctgaaatcatgacctgagctgaaatcaagagtctgcaacttaaccaacagagccatccaggcacccctttaaacactttaaaataattttttaatttaaaaaatatttattaatcaggAAACAATACACCTAGCACTCTCTTGGAAAATTTCTGATTTTCCACAGAGGGCAACTTTATCATCGAATCTATTACCTTTCTGATCATTGATAGACATGATCATTCTTGTTTCTATCAAAGCCCTATTGAATCCACTTTTATGTACCTATGGAATATTTTATTAGGTGAAAGGTTCAACTTGATATAAGCCTGTATATAAGATGCTAACATTCTCGATGTTATGTgggaaacaattaaaaattaaagtgctaAGGAGATGgtttaaacaatataaataacatttttacatGCCTAAAACCTTGTTGTCACATatctaaaattaaagagaattaaaCAAGGGTCAGATACAAATGCAGAGCTTctagtggggagggaggaggggagaagtgcCAGAAATTCAAAAGCCATTACCCACAGAGTCTAGGGCATGCCTTTCTGAATAGAACCAAAAGCAACACTAATGTGATCCAACCCAGAAAAGAGAGCAGCAGCTGGAAGTTTTCTGCAGTGACAACACTTCATTCCTGGTGGGGCAGTGGCAGAACAGCAGAATTCAGTGACTAGATCATTTAGGTAGAAGCTTAGATCAACCCAAGGCAGTGGACTGGCAAAGACTGTAGCCTCTACTAGGAGATACGGAGTTATAGTGTCGttccaaaacaaaataagaaagaggaATATTAAGTAGGAAATAAAGTCAAAGCCCAGCTATCACAGTGGGCTAAGAGATGGCAGAAAAGATAGATGGTGTGGCCAAAAGACACCCTGCGCTCAGCAATGGCCTTCTAGACAAGGaatcaatagaaaaagaaaaaaaccataataGACTTACTGAGGAGTTTCAACGCATTGGGAAATGTAAGacctgattttattttcccaGTCATTGTTTTTACCACTCCTTCTGAGCCTGTAAGAACATCTCAGGCAGGTTTGAAACGTTTCTGTTTTATTGGGCAGAGAAtactcaccctcctccccttctaGACTAACTCCTCTGCCAGCCTGCAGCCCCGAGAACTCTGCAGGCCTCCACTCATCAGGCCAGAAGCCAGGCTCTCTTTGTAGGAATCCAAGACCTTAAAGGGCTCTTTGACAGCACCCCCTCACTTAACTTGAGTTGGAAAAAACAATTTTCCATTCTTCCTCAGGGACTACAGAGAAACGTCTCCCACCACCCACTGCGCACTCCCCATAAGGTAGAAAAGTCCCTTGAATAGTTCTTCCCTGGGCCTGAGCTTCTCTTTATATAGGTATAGGGGGAAAGGCAAAGACAGTATGATTTATATTAACAGAGTGACTTTTAGGAGATTTTAGCTCTCAAAATTATTAGCTTACAGTAAAAGAGGTGCTCAGTACTAACTTTTAGCCCTCAATCTGGAGTCTTAGCTTCAATTCTGAAATTCTAGGACATTGTGAAGTAGCACTATGCTAGATACTTTCTCCAATTTATTGAAACTTTAAATGACACTGAAACcgggttttatttatttccttattacaAGTAAGGTAATTATTGCTTACAAAGAATAGTCTATCCAATATCATTGAGGTAGTTTGTGAAATGGCAGATTTTGTACTCTTGCCTATTTCCAAAGCTATGTGTGATTGTTTTCTATTATGTTTCCACACAGGACACCAGAAACACTCATTTTAGATATCACCAAGGATGAGATTCTAATGGATTCGCCATGCTTGTGAGCTCTTAATCAGGACATTTTGGAAACCGAGTTGAAAGTGAACTACAGTTGTCAGAAATTCTAGCTGAGTAGGACTAGGGAAggggaagaataaaaatatctctCCTTAACCATAGTTTCTCCAAATAAGGTTTTTATTAATTGACCTATGAGTCCATCTTCATGCCTATTACACAAACACCTGCATTTTCTGTATAGGAAATACTTACTGAATAGGTTTTCGGTTCAGAAGATATTTTACAGCAGCTTTTACATCCTTATTCCTCAAGCTATAGATTATAGGATTTAGCATGGGGGTCACTACCCCATAAAACAGGGAAATGAGTTTGTCTGAAGTTTGAAACTTGTCTTCCCCAGGCAATTCTTGAGACTTGGGCTTGGTATACATGAAGAAGATGGTACCATAAAATATGATCACCACAGTCAGATGCGCTGAGCAGGTGGAAAAGGCTTTGCGTCTCCCTGTGGCTGAGTTCATTCTCATGATGGTGTAGAGGATGAacatataggagaaaaaaatgaccagCAGTGGAAGAACCAGGAATGCCATATTTGATATCACCATGGTGATAATATTGAGGGATATGTCAGCACAAGCTAGCTTAAGGACAGCTAATATTTCACATGTGAAATGATTGATAATATTATTCCCACAGAAAGGCAATCGCATGGCAAGAGATGTTTGCACAATTGAGTTGATTCCACCAGAGAGCCATGACACAGAAGCCATCAGTACATACACCACCTTGCTCATGATGACAGGGTATCTCAGAGGGTTACAGATGGCTACATAGCGATCAAAAGCCATCATGCCAAGGAGCAAACACTCTGTTGAGCCCATTGCAAACCCAAAGAACATCTGTACTGCACATCCAGAGAAGGAaatgttccttttctttgaaattaagCTCACCAAAGTTGAGGGAATAGAGGAGGATGTATAGCAGATGTCCAGGAAAGAGAGGTTGcccaggaagaagtacatgggggtgtgaaGACGGGAATCAAAGATGCTTGCTATGATCAGAACACCGTTGCCAGTTAGAATCAGTAGATACATTATTAGAATTAGGACAAAGTAAATGATCTCAAGTTTTGGGTAACCagagagtcccagaagaagaaattctgatGCAAATGTCTGATTAATTTTATCCATGTCATCTGCTTTCAGTATGTCAAGGGAAGAtctaataaaaatacattcattgCCAAGAAACAAATGTTACAAATTACCTGAACAACTCATTTTTATAGATGGTGTTATAAGGAGTGTTTGCTTGAAGCTCTGACATCCAGTCATCTTCAACAATGTGTGTGACTAGGAATCAGTGAAATTGGGAATGACAGAAGTGCTGATGCCCACCTCTAATAGGCAAAGCTCTACCTATGATCAGACAAACATACAGAAGTAGCCTTTCCTGCTTTTGACATGTTCCTGTGTTAAGGTTTCTAAACTCCTGACTAATTACCAACTATGAGCCTGACTTCCTCTGCCCCAGAAAGCAAGCAGTGGAGATGGCAAAGTCTACTCAACAAGGACTAGAAATGGGATTCAGCAATGACACCATGGTCACCATTTCACAGGAGCTTGGTATATATCTCTTTCTATGACTGATACTATATACCTTATGTTAGTTAATTgtgcattttatatacatttaataataatatattgaatagcataaaataaaatttaatgtctGTTTAAATATAGTTAGTTGTTGATCTCATATTCCAGCTCCCTCTTACTATCCTTTGTGACTGTTCCTAGGACAAGATCACTGCATGAATGTTACAATCTTTGGAGAACATTACATAGTCTCTAACTTATTGTATTCTGTAGCTTCACAGTGTATCTTGACTTGTTTAAGTCAATCTAAGAAAATAGTAATaaggtttaaatattttaaaaattatatatatgtgtatgtatatgcatcaCTTTATGCTTTACAAAATATAATCATTCTTTATATTAGCcccattttttccaaatataaaagatGGAGCTTGTTCAAAGTTAACCAGACAGTAAATAATAAGTGGAGCTCAAGGTTCAAATCAAGTCTAGTTCATAGAGGTGCCTGGCTAgttcagtaggtagagcatgtgactttttatcttggggtcgtgagttcaagccccatgttggacatagagattcttaaaaaaaaaaaaaaatctagctcaTAGCTTCACTGGTTTTCATATGCATATGAATCATCTGGGTATCTTGAAAAAGTTTAGATTCTGTTTTAGAGTTCAGGGCAGATCCTGAGATTCTCCATTTCTCATAAGTGGACAGGTGGTACTTATGCAAAGGTCTTGAAAGCACTTGAGTAGCAAGGGTTTAATCTACACTGAATTGACAGAGTATCCAGATTTTTCTGATCTAAACTgattttcttttgccttattATGGAATGGAATGCCAATCTGGAAAATAAGAACatacttttgtgttttccagAAAGCTCCAAATTCATATCATGTTGTTATAGactcttaagaaaaaatattattaaaagacatattttttttaaaaaagcagtttaAACTTGTGCAAGACTACTACAACAGTTTTAGAATATTACTGATAGCCTACCTTAAACTTCGTCATATTCCAAGCACAGTAAGGATAAACTAAAGAATAATGTAAAGTGTCTGCCATTATAAAGCTCACAATTCAGTTAGGGATATAGGAAAAGTACACATGAAAACATAtcataaatataattacattatGTAGTTTGAGTGAAAATTATCAATTTTCCCATAAGGAAGAAGCTTATGAGAAATAAATCATGCGAAGGAGAACTTGGGAAGTGTTTCAGATTTGGGACAGATCTGGAAGCATAGGAAGAATTAGAAAGGTTTGCAAGAAAAGAGGAGAAGTGGGGTAGCCCAAAAGTGAGAAGTTGAGCCAAAGTTAGGAGTAAACAGAGCACATCCTTTTTGGACAAGGGAGTTTCTGTGGAGCGGTGGTAGTGAGCACATCTGAAAAGGAAAGCATAGTAGTACACAGAGAGTCTCTAAGCTTGGgcagagaatttgcatttcttttggtAAGGAAAGGGTCCATCATTACAAAGCACAGAGCATGGGTTGAGGGCTTAGACCCTGTGGTATTAATACTCTCCAAAAATTGCCATCATACTATGATTTTATGAGAGTTTTTAATCAGAAATGTAACACAAGGAATTAAGGTATGTATATTAATGGGGTTGTCACTAATTACTGACTAGATGTGAAAATTGATCTTTCCAAAATCACGACCAGATTTAACATTGGGCAAAATCACAAATTTAGGCTTCCCATGAGCTAACAGTTTTGAGAATTTCAGCAGAGCCACACTTCCCCCACTCTACCACTTTGTTTGTCATGGGACAGTAGTTGGGAAAATTACTGTAGAACAGGTATTACTTAGAGCCAGAAATCCAACTTGACGAAAGGATCCTCAGTACAGGAAAATTTTAGTTAAGAATACACAGTAGAAATATTTCAACtctgaagagaaagacaaacaagggaatataaaaatctcaattttagggtgcctgggtggctcagttggttaagtgtctgccttcagctcaggtcatgatctccaggtcctaggatcaagccccacaatccctctccctctgcctgccacttccgctgcttgcatgtgcactctctctctctgtcaaataaataaataaataaaatctttaaaaaattaaaaaataaataaagatctcaatTTTAGAGTTGAAAAAATAGCCACAAAgagattgttaatttttttttttcagcttaagTCCAGAACTTCCTTTAAAGGGgatggaaggaaggtgggagggagggagggagggaggaagaaagatcttcatttcatttatgtAGCCAACTCTTATTTCAGAACCCTATGTGCCTTGAAATTGGTTCAGTTGGAATAATGAGCAGAGGAAAGATCCAAAGCCCATTATCTTTACATTACTAATATGTCTAACTGGTATCATTAAAACTGTATAGAAATTATCAACAGAAGGGAATGCTCAGCAAGAACTGT contains these protein-coding regions:
- the LOC110581711 gene encoding olfactory receptor 13C3; this translates as MDKINQTFASEFLLLGLSGYPKLEIIYFVLILIMYLLILTGNGVLIIASIFDSRLHTPMYFFLGNLSFLDICYTSSSIPSTLVSLISKKRNISFSGCAVQMFFGFAMGSTECLLLGMMAFDRYVAICNPLRYPVIMSKVVYVLMASVSWLSGGINSIVQTSLAMRLPFCGNNIINHFTCEILAVLKLACADISLNIITMVISNMAFLVLPLLVIFFSYMFILYTIMRMNSATGRRKAFSTCSAHLTVVIIFYGTIFFMYTKPKSQELPGEDKFQTSDKLISLFYGVVTPMLNPIIYSLRNKDVKAAVKYLLNRKPIQ